Proteins found in one Poecilia reticulata strain Guanapo linkage group LG6, Guppy_female_1.0+MT, whole genome shotgun sequence genomic segment:
- the LOC103466550 gene encoding sodium/potassium/calcium exchanger 1, which produces MMHCHRRKRLQLSRVLFLLSGVFLCTLYQLTISARLQAPMSVAQIGEDFGEGSTEGVEDATAEPGQLEEPLTTAPDSEPTDQTTPMHVIPHTDKDLNTNTHTDITSDFKEASSTESTLLPTTNRTLVHCIYVAPEPPLVTPTPIPAPPVTTVSPAPPGEAPHVKGDYPEDIFSIEDRRQGWVLLHIVGMMYMFVSLAIVCDEFFVPALGVITDKLAISDDVAGATFMAAGGSAPELFTSLIGVFIAHSNVGIGTIVGSAVFNILFVIGMCALFSREILHLTWWPLFRDVSFYILDLILLIIFFLDNVIMWWESMMLVACYSLYVVFMKFNVQLEREFKTQLHKHKSIVKVIAVEEPEKTNGEGEDNAPPAPEDKNRLKLKPSLQRGGSSASLHNSTMRNTIFQLMIHTLDPLGDGKFKDKAETLNSVARRKSVSKSQEKSEGKSGKTEESKEPEAAPAKEAEKKEEPEAKKDDVPAEQGDSEGSDDSDSDEDDSDEEIEESSEDEDEDDDEDEDEEEEEKEDDPLSLQWPDTPRKQVTYLFLLPIVFPLWLTVPDVRNQKSRKFFVLTFLGSIMWIAIFSYLMVWWAHQVGETIGISEEIMGLTILAAGTSIPDLITSVIVARKGLGDMAVSSSVGSNIFDITMGLPIPWLLYSFIHGLAPVAVSSNGLFCAIVLLFLMLLFVIISIAVCKWKMNKVLGFTMFLLYFIFLVLSVMLEDRVIICPVSI; this is translated from the exons ATGATGCATTGTCATAGAAGGAAACGGCTCCAGCTGAGCCGGGTTCTGTTTCTTCTCTCCGGAGTTTTTCTCTGTACCCTCTACCAGCTCACCATTAGTGCCAGGCTGCAGGCACCAATGTCAGTGGCTCAGATTGGAGAGGATTTCGGAGAAGGGTCAACAGAGGGCGTTGAGGATGCCACAGCAGAACCTGGCCAGCTAGAGGAACCTCTCACTACTGCGCCCGACTCAGAGCCCACAGATCAAACAACACCAATGCATGTGATTCCTCATACTGATAAGgatttaaatacaaacacacacacggatATAACTAGTGATTTCAAAGAAGCCTCTTCCACTGAATCCACACTGTTGCCAACCACAAACCGGACCTTGGTGCATTGCATCTACGTGGCCCCAGAACCACCTCTGGTGACACCCACCCCAATTCCAGCTCCACCAGTTACAACCGTCTCCCCAGCTCCACCTGGTGAAGCTCCTCATGTCAAAGGCGATTACCCTGAAGATATCTTTTCCATCGAAGATCGCAGACAAGGATGGGTGCTGCTTCACATTGTGGGAATGATGTACATGTTTGTCTCTCTCGCGATTGTCTGCGACGAGTTCTTCGTGCCCGCACTGGGAGTTATCACAGACAAACTGGCCATCTCTGATGATGTAGCAGGCGCCACCTTTATGGCGGCCGGAGGCTCTGCACCTGAGCTCTTCACCTCTCTTATAGGAGTCTTCATCGCCCACAGCAACGTGGGCATTGGCACAATAGTCGGCTCagcagtttttaacattttgttcgTGATTGGGATGTGTGCTTTATTTTCTCGAGAGATTCTCCATCTAACCTGGTGGCCGCTTTTCAGAGATGTTTCATTCTACATACTTGACCTCATCTTACTGATCATCTTCTTCTTGGACAATGTCATAATGTGGTGGGAGAGCATGATGCTGGTGGCCTGTTACAGTCTCTATGTTGTCTTTATGAAGTTCAATGTGCAACTGGAGCGAGAATTCAAGACCCAGCTCCACAAACACAAGAGCATTGTGAAGGTTATTGCTGTGGAAGAACCTGAAAAG ACAAATGGGGAAGGAGAAGATAATGCCCCTCCTGCTCCAGAGGACAAGAATCggttaaag TTGAAGCCATCCCTTCAGCGAGGGGGAAGTTCTGCTTCTTTACACAACAGCACCATGAGAAACACCATCTTTCAGCTCATGATTCACACATTAGACCCTCTGGGAGATG gaaagtTTAAGGATAAGGCTGAGACCTTGAACAGTGTGGCCAGACGGAAGTCGGTGTCCAAGTCCCAAGAGAAAAGTGAAG gcaaaagtggaaaaactgaGGAGTCCAAAGAGCCAGAGGCTGCCCCAGCCAAAGAGGCAGAAAAGAAGGAGGAGCCAGAAGCAAAGAAG GACGACGTTCCGGCAGAACAAGGTGACTCGGAAGGTTCCGACGATTCCGACAGCGACGAAGACGACAGCGATGAAGAGATTGAGGAGTCCAGtgaagatgaggatgaagatgatgatgaagatgaagatgaggaggaggaggaaaaagaagatgaCCCACTGTCTTTACAGTGGCCTGACACACCACGCAAACAAGTCACCTACCTCTTCCTGCTGCCCATAGTCTTCCCTCTGTGGCTCACAGTTCCTGATGTTCGGAACCAG AAATCCAGGAAATTTTTTGTGCTCACCTTCCTGGGCTCCATTATGTGGATTGCTATCTTCTCCTACCTCATGGTATGGTGGGCTCATCAG gTGGGAGAGACCATCGGTATCTCAGAGGAAATTATGGGCCTGACTATCCTGGCGGCAGGAACCTCCATTCCTGACCTCATCACCAGCGTGATTGTGGCTCGCAAGGGCCTGGGAGACATGGCGGTGTCCAGCTCTGTGGGCAGTAACATCTTTGACATCACAATGGG CCTGCCCATTCCGTGGCTCCTGTACTCTTTCATCCACGGTTTGGCTCCAGTCGCTGTCAGCAGCAACGGCCTTTTCTGTGCCATCGTGCTGCTCTTCCTCATGCTCCTCTTCGTCATCATCTCCATCGCAGTCTGTAAATGGAAAATGAACAAGGTGCTGGGCTTCACTATGTTTCTCCTCTACTTTATCTTCCTGGTGCTCAGCGTCATGCTGGAGGATCGCGTCATCATCTGCCCTGTTTCCATCTGA